A region of Acidisarcina sp. DNA encodes the following proteins:
- a CDS encoding pilus assembly protein N-terminal domain-containing protein, with protein sequence MSAQTGLIIACFGALFFGASAESALSAQAANPPQPAAATTQDSSNDLFVAVGKSVLVDSVGKIVRVSVGSSDIAEASAVSPTEILLNGKVPGETSLIIWEAGGSRQFFNVKVSASTYVANDRMDALRRQLRTELPGQTLKLSSENGLIFLRGTVKDLNSSDRAVQIASTAGKVVNLLYVDVPPAAPQILLKVRFASVDRSQTKELGLNVFSLGATNTIGSVTTQQFSPPGITGGSSTSTTTATTANLSNLLNIFVFRPDLNLGATLKALEAKGLVEMLAEPNLLTANGKEASFLAGGQYPYPVVQGVTGGSTAAVTIQFQEFGVRLRFIPTITPRGTIHLQVAPEVSSLDYANGVSISGFQVPALEVRKVKTDVELSEGQSFAIGGLLDNRVTKNLDKIPFLGDIPVLGKLFQSMTKTRSNTELIVLVTPEIVAPIPAGASLPQLKYPDAFLQSNSGIPMTNPGANITGAKPIPTPPPTIPVEQLIQSIQSEKPLSEDSAGMGSGSYGAGAARSSPTTATP encoded by the coding sequence TTGAGCGCGCAGACTGGCCTTATCATCGCTTGTTTCGGAGCATTGTTCTTTGGAGCATCCGCAGAGTCAGCCCTTTCGGCTCAAGCTGCCAACCCTCCTCAACCTGCCGCGGCCACGACTCAAGATTCCTCGAACGACCTCTTCGTTGCGGTTGGCAAATCCGTGCTGGTCGACAGTGTCGGGAAGATCGTGCGGGTCTCCGTCGGCTCCAGCGACATCGCCGAAGCCAGTGCTGTCAGCCCAACGGAGATCCTGCTGAACGGCAAGGTTCCCGGAGAAACAAGCCTGATCATTTGGGAAGCAGGCGGCAGCCGCCAGTTCTTCAATGTGAAGGTTAGCGCCAGCACCTATGTGGCAAATGACCGCATGGATGCTCTCCGTCGCCAGCTTCGGACGGAGCTTCCAGGACAAACCCTCAAGCTCAGTTCGGAAAACGGCCTCATCTTTCTTCGTGGCACCGTCAAGGATCTCAACAGCTCCGATCGCGCCGTGCAGATCGCATCTACCGCTGGCAAGGTGGTGAACCTGCTCTACGTCGATGTTCCCCCTGCGGCGCCCCAGATTCTCCTGAAGGTGCGCTTTGCCAGTGTGGACCGCTCGCAGACCAAAGAGCTTGGCCTTAACGTCTTCAGCCTGGGAGCAACAAACACGATAGGTTCCGTCACGACGCAGCAGTTTTCTCCGCCAGGGATTACTGGCGGCTCGAGCACGTCGACAACAACCGCGACAACAGCCAACCTGTCGAACTTGCTCAACATATTTGTCTTCCGCCCCGACCTGAACCTTGGCGCCACACTCAAGGCCCTCGAAGCAAAGGGCCTCGTGGAAATGCTGGCTGAGCCCAACCTGCTGACGGCGAATGGCAAAGAGGCAAGCTTCCTCGCCGGCGGTCAGTATCCGTATCCCGTCGTTCAAGGGGTCACTGGCGGAAGCACCGCAGCCGTCACCATTCAGTTCCAGGAGTTCGGCGTTCGCTTGCGCTTCATTCCCACCATCACTCCACGCGGCACGATCCATCTCCAGGTCGCACCTGAAGTCAGTTCTCTGGACTATGCCAACGGTGTATCGATCTCGGGATTTCAGGTTCCGGCGCTGGAGGTCCGCAAGGTCAAAACGGATGTGGAGTTGAGTGAAGGCCAGAGCTTTGCGATCGGCGGATTGCTCGACAACCGTGTGACCAAAAACCTCGACAAGATTCCCTTCCTGGGAGACATTCCGGTGCTGGGCAAGCTCTTCCAGTCGATGACCAAGACCCGCTCCAATACCGAGCTGATTGTCCTCGTCACACCAGAGATCGTGGCTCCCATACCCGCTGGCGCGTCGCTGCCTCAGTTGAAGTATCCCGATGCGTTCCTGCAATCGAACTCCGGTATCCCCATGACGAATCCCGGTGCAAATATAACCGGTGCGAAGCCAATTCCCACACCACCGCCCACAATACCCGTCGAACAGTTGATCCAGAGCATACAGTCCGAGAAGCCCTTGTCAGAAGATAGCGCCGGAATGGGATCTGGATCCTACGGAGCAGGAGCAGCCCGATCCTCCCCGACCACAGCCACCCCATGA
- a CDS encoding cbb3-type cytochrome c oxidase subunit I, translating to MPARSKRDLMISSGWIQAAVIVLIIGFFIMGVLTYYTYSDEPPIPEVVKAPDGSVLFTRADVMAGQSIFLRNGLMEYGSIFGHGAYLGPDFTAEYLHRAAIASIAFYGGTNSDTAKTRTIQDFKANRYDPGTGVLTYTEAQVYAFEQCRAYYSTFFGEPTTRFGLRPGAIRNQEEIRQLVAFFSWTAWSGSTARPGHSYSYTNNWPPEPLVDNHATADSIVWSVLSLAALLGGTGLLLAAFGRWNFLGWHGREMQSMNFRAPDDVLLTPAQKVCVWFFFVMAALFVVQTLLGGATEHYRADLQTFFGFDLGRLLPFNVVRTWHLQLSVFWVATSYLAAGIFLAPMIVGREPNGQNFLAYGLLGALVIVVVGSLVGEFGGIQGFIRNAWIGNQGFEWLDLGRLWQILLVIGLFFWAVILYRGLRGRLASEHLGNMPWLFFFSALSIPAFYSVGLLAHPAEHFTTTDFWRFWVVHLWVEDFLELFTTILVAYIFVLLGVVHERMALRLIYLDIILYSAGGIVGTMHHVYFSGEPALHMALGAFFSAAEVIPLTFLTLESWSFLQLGVVQESNSATPFPHYWAVMFLAAVGFWNFLGAGIFGFLINLPVVSYYEIGTALTANHAHASMMGVYGMLSVGLALFCLRYIIPQKHWSDNAAKISFWSLNLGLAWMVFATLFPLGVLQLYHSINVSYYDARTLSYIGSHANSVLEWMRMPGDVVFIVGGTLPILYLTFLGIRYMNKPTALKEPEGVLFTEVVTPSQRN from the coding sequence ATGCCTGCTCGCAGCAAGCGGGACCTCATGATCTCCAGCGGCTGGATCCAAGCGGCCGTCATCGTTCTCATCATCGGCTTCTTCATCATGGGAGTGCTTACCTATTACACCTATAGCGATGAACCCCCCATTCCTGAAGTCGTAAAAGCGCCAGACGGCAGTGTCCTCTTTACACGTGCGGATGTCATGGCGGGCCAGAGCATCTTTCTGCGCAACGGCCTTATGGAATACGGTTCGATCTTTGGCCATGGCGCGTACCTCGGTCCCGACTTCACCGCTGAGTATCTCCATCGCGCCGCTATCGCCAGCATCGCCTTCTATGGCGGAACGAACTCCGACACCGCGAAGACCCGCACCATCCAGGACTTCAAGGCAAACCGCTATGACCCGGGCACCGGCGTACTTACCTATACCGAAGCTCAGGTATACGCATTTGAGCAATGCCGCGCCTACTACTCCACTTTCTTTGGAGAACCAACTACCCGCTTCGGGCTCAGGCCCGGGGCTATTCGCAATCAGGAAGAGATTCGCCAACTCGTGGCCTTCTTCAGTTGGACAGCCTGGTCTGGTTCTACAGCTCGTCCCGGCCATTCTTACTCCTACACCAACAACTGGCCGCCGGAGCCGCTCGTCGATAATCACGCCACCGCGGACTCTATCGTCTGGAGCGTGCTCTCACTCGCCGCGCTGCTTGGTGGCACCGGCCTGCTCCTCGCTGCATTTGGCCGCTGGAACTTTCTCGGATGGCACGGGCGCGAGATGCAAAGTATGAACTTCCGCGCACCAGATGATGTCCTCCTCACTCCTGCGCAAAAAGTATGCGTCTGGTTCTTTTTCGTCATGGCCGCCTTGTTCGTTGTGCAGACGCTTCTCGGCGGCGCAACCGAGCACTATCGTGCCGACCTGCAGACCTTCTTCGGCTTTGATCTTGGCCGCCTGCTGCCATTCAACGTAGTTCGAACCTGGCATCTGCAACTCTCTGTCTTCTGGGTCGCCACCTCCTATCTGGCCGCGGGAATTTTTCTCGCACCAATGATCGTCGGACGCGAACCTAACGGACAAAACTTTCTAGCCTATGGATTGCTCGGTGCTCTGGTCATCGTTGTCGTGGGAAGCCTTGTCGGCGAGTTCGGTGGCATCCAGGGGTTCATCCGCAATGCCTGGATTGGAAACCAGGGATTTGAGTGGCTCGACCTTGGACGCCTCTGGCAGATCCTGCTGGTCATTGGCCTTTTCTTCTGGGCTGTCATTCTTTATCGCGGACTGCGAGGACGCCTCGCCTCAGAGCATCTGGGGAACATGCCCTGGCTCTTCTTTTTCTCGGCGCTCTCCATCCCTGCGTTCTATAGTGTCGGCCTCCTCGCCCATCCCGCGGAGCACTTCACAACGACCGACTTCTGGCGCTTCTGGGTAGTTCACCTCTGGGTCGAAGATTTTCTCGAGTTGTTCACCACAATCCTCGTCGCCTACATCTTCGTGCTTCTGGGAGTCGTGCACGAGCGCATGGCGCTGCGGTTGATCTATCTCGACATCATTCTCTATTCAGCGGGCGGCATCGTCGGCACAATGCACCATGTCTACTTCTCCGGCGAACCCGCTCTCCACATGGCCCTCGGCGCCTTCTTCTCCGCTGCGGAGGTCATACCTCTCACCTTCCTCACACTGGAATCCTGGAGCTTCCTCCAACTCGGCGTCGTTCAGGAGTCCAACTCAGCGACTCCCTTCCCCCACTACTGGGCCGTCATGTTCCTCGCTGCCGTCGGCTTCTGGAACTTCCTCGGCGCCGGAATCTTCGGCTTCCTTATCAACCTGCCCGTAGTCTCCTACTACGAAATCGGCACCGCACTCACAGCGAATCACGCGCACGCATCCATGATGGGCGTCTATGGAATGCTCTCCGTAGGTCTCGCGCTCTTCTGCCTGCGTTACATCATCCCGCAGAAACATTGGTCCGATAACGCCGCGAAGATCAGCTTCTGGTCGCTGAATCTCGGGCTCGCGTGGATGGTCTTCGCCACCCTCTTCCCTCTTGGTGTGCTCCAGCTCTATCACTCCATCAACGTCAGCTATTATGATGCCCGCACCCTGTCCTACATCGGCAGCCACGCCAACTCTGTATTGGAGTGGATGCGTATGCCCGGAGACGTTGTCTTCATCGTCGGCGGCACTTTGCCAATTCTCTACCTTACTTTTCTGGGAATTCGCTACATGAACAAGCCAACAGCCTTGAAGGAACCGGAAGGCGTACTCTTTACCGAAGTAGTCACTCCAAGTCAACGGAACTGA
- a CDS encoding Flp family type IVb pilin, whose translation MQFKLWKLYSELQNLLKREEGQDLIEYALVVALIAFAATAGMGTIANDINAAFTNIGTKLNTYTS comes from the coding sequence TTGCAATTCAAACTGTGGAAACTCTATAGCGAACTACAGAACCTGCTGAAGCGCGAAGAAGGTCAGGACCTGATCGAGTATGCGCTGGTAGTTGCTCTGATTGCATTTGCCGCAACTGCGGGCATGGGCACAATAGCCAATGACATCAATGCGGCCTTCACGAATATCGGCACCAAGCTGAATACCTATACCAGCTAA
- a CDS encoding sugar kinase has translation MEELVLKAAHDAKWDCVSLGEVMLRLDPGEGRIHTTRSFTAWEGGGEYNVARGLRRCFGLRTAIVTALAENPVGRLLEDLILQGGVDPSLIRWVPYDGVGRAVRNGLNFTERGFGVRAAVGCSDRGNTAVSLLKPGEIDWNAIFGAGVRWFHTGGIFAALSGGSRDVCAEAVLAARRHGTVTSYDLNYRDSLWKGIGGKQKAQEVNREMVRHLDVLFGNEEDFSAMLGIELDGVTEDFEELPGAAYERMLREVAAAYPNLKIIATTLRTARTASRNAWGAMALYKGDVVHVPQREVDILDRVGGGDSFASGLIYGYLAGKPARWAVECGVAHGALAMTTAGDTSTASLAEVERVMKGGSARITR, from the coding sequence ATGGAAGAACTGGTATTGAAGGCAGCGCACGATGCGAAGTGGGACTGTGTGAGTCTGGGCGAGGTGATGTTGCGGCTCGATCCGGGCGAGGGGCGCATCCATACCACACGCAGCTTTACGGCATGGGAGGGCGGCGGCGAGTACAACGTGGCGCGGGGCCTGCGGCGCTGCTTCGGTCTGCGTACTGCCATTGTGACGGCCCTGGCGGAGAATCCCGTGGGTCGATTGCTGGAGGATCTGATTTTGCAGGGCGGGGTGGATCCTTCGCTGATTCGCTGGGTTCCGTATGACGGCGTAGGTCGCGCAGTGCGCAACGGATTGAATTTCACCGAGCGCGGTTTTGGCGTACGCGCTGCCGTGGGATGCTCCGATCGCGGCAACACGGCTGTGTCATTGCTGAAGCCGGGCGAGATCGACTGGAACGCCATCTTTGGCGCGGGCGTGCGCTGGTTCCACACGGGAGGAATCTTCGCCGCGCTGTCGGGCGGCAGCCGGGACGTGTGCGCGGAGGCCGTGCTTGCGGCGCGCCGTCATGGAACGGTTACCTCTTACGACCTGAACTATCGCGACTCGCTATGGAAGGGAATTGGGGGGAAGCAAAAAGCGCAGGAGGTGAACCGCGAGATGGTTCGCCACCTCGATGTCCTCTTCGGAAATGAAGAAGATTTCTCTGCCATGCTGGGGATTGAGTTAGACGGCGTGACGGAGGATTTTGAAGAGCTTCCTGGCGCGGCTTACGAAAGAATGCTGCGCGAGGTAGCGGCGGCGTATCCCAATCTGAAGATTATTGCGACAACCTTGCGGACGGCGCGCACCGCGTCTCGAAACGCGTGGGGCGCTATGGCCCTGTACAAGGGAGACGTGGTGCACGTGCCCCAGCGGGAGGTCGACATCCTGGACCGCGTCGGAGGTGGGGATTCCTTCGCCTCGGGCCTGATCTACGGGTATCTCGCGGGTAAGCCTGCACGGTGGGCAGTAGAGTGCGGCGTGGCTCATGGTGCGCTGGCGATGACTACGGCCGGGGATACCAGTACGGCATCGCTGGCAGAGGTGGAACGCGTGATGAAGGGCGGATCTGCCCGGATTACGCGATAA
- a CDS encoding phosphatase PAP2 family protein: MRPHDLIWLLPFAGATGAGIATDHHVMSSVVSHDAGFNQHNIDASNALIGSLIALPAATYGFGYFKDNPHARETGILGAEALVDGVVVEQGLKFIFWRERPSDDHARGLFFQSSSGADSSMPSSHSLLAWSSAAVIASEYPSIWSQVGVYSLATGVSVTRVLGQQHFPTDVLLGSAAGWLIGHYVYRAHHKHTAH, from the coding sequence ATGCGTCCTCATGACCTCATATGGCTTCTGCCTTTTGCCGGTGCAACCGGCGCGGGCATCGCCACGGATCATCACGTCATGTCTTCAGTAGTCAGCCACGATGCCGGCTTCAACCAGCACAACATCGATGCATCCAACGCGCTCATTGGAAGCCTTATCGCACTACCGGCAGCCACCTATGGATTCGGCTATTTCAAGGACAATCCGCACGCTCGCGAGACAGGCATCCTGGGCGCCGAAGCGCTGGTCGATGGAGTCGTTGTCGAGCAGGGACTCAAGTTCATCTTCTGGCGCGAAAGACCATCCGACGACCACGCGCGTGGTCTGTTCTTTCAATCAAGTTCCGGAGCAGATTCTTCCATGCCGTCATCGCATAGCCTCTTGGCGTGGTCTTCCGCTGCCGTCATCGCGTCCGAGTATCCCTCTATCTGGAGCCAGGTCGGCGTATATTCCCTGGCTACCGGAGTCAGCGTGACCCGCGTGCTCGGCCAGCAGCACTTCCCCACAGATGTATTGCTGGGCAGCGCGGCAGGATGGCTGATTGGCCATTACGTCTATCGCGCCCACCACAAACACACCGCTCACTAG
- a CDS encoding cytochrome c — MLKPVLLITALLGAGLTALTQESTPPSTSTSSQIPVSAIHQVNPIKPTTESIAAAKKTYGYDCAMCHGEKGDGKGETAADMKLPMKDLHDPATLKGMTDGEIYYIIVNGKGKMPPEGDRAKPDRVWNLVVYLRSFSDPSVLPK; from the coding sequence ATGTTGAAACCTGTCTTGTTGATTACCGCTCTGTTAGGCGCGGGGCTCACTGCGCTCACGCAGGAGAGCACCCCGCCTTCCACCAGCACTTCCTCCCAGATTCCCGTAAGCGCCATACACCAGGTGAATCCCATAAAGCCCACAACGGAATCCATCGCGGCTGCAAAGAAGACCTACGGATATGACTGCGCCATGTGCCATGGTGAGAAGGGCGACGGCAAGGGAGAAACAGCAGCAGACATGAAGCTTCCGATGAAGGACCTTCACGATCCCGCCACGCTGAAGGGCATGACCGATGGAGAGATCTACTACATCATCGTCAACGGCAAGGGAAAAATGCCGCCAGAGGGAGATCGCGCGAAGCCAGACCGGGTCTGGAACCTGGTAGTTTACCTGCGCTCCTTCTCCGACCCCTCCGTACTGCCGAAGTAG
- the cpaB gene encoding Flp pilus assembly protein CpaB, giving the protein MNRRLLSILLTAFVVAAGCSYLVYRVIGTRLLAAQSRTTRVIVAASDIKLGSVLRDGDLTTTEIAGSAPKGAILKKENAVGRGVVSDLYEGEPIMENRLAAVGSGGGLAATIRQGMRACAVKVDDVVGVAGFATPGMRVDVLIAGTPPGANSATEGTQVKTLLQNIEVLSAGTDIQKDAEGKPKQVQVVNLLVTPEQAESLSLASNQTKIQLVLRNPLDTQVAQTTGTAMSSLFAGKHDAPAKPQSMEPRHRASKPASQVYLIQVFNGSKRTEEKFVSGEEKH; this is encoded by the coding sequence ATGAATCGAAGACTGCTAAGTATTCTCCTGACCGCTTTCGTTGTTGCCGCTGGCTGCAGCTATCTGGTGTACCGCGTCATTGGCACCCGTCTTCTAGCTGCGCAATCAAGGACCACGCGCGTGATCGTCGCAGCTTCCGACATCAAACTCGGAAGCGTCCTTCGCGATGGCGACCTGACGACCACGGAAATTGCTGGCTCTGCGCCCAAAGGCGCCATCCTCAAAAAGGAAAACGCAGTGGGCCGCGGTGTTGTCTCCGACCTCTATGAGGGCGAGCCGATCATGGAGAACCGCCTGGCGGCCGTCGGCTCCGGCGGTGGACTCGCAGCGACCATTCGCCAGGGCATGCGAGCCTGCGCCGTCAAAGTAGACGATGTCGTGGGAGTCGCGGGATTTGCAACTCCCGGTATGCGTGTGGATGTGCTGATTGCGGGCACTCCTCCGGGAGCAAACAGCGCTACAGAAGGAACGCAGGTCAAGACTCTGCTGCAGAACATCGAAGTCTTATCGGCGGGCACAGATATTCAGAAGGACGCGGAAGGCAAGCCCAAGCAGGTGCAGGTAGTCAACCTGCTCGTGACGCCAGAACAGGCCGAGTCACTAAGCCTCGCCAGCAATCAGACGAAGATCCAGCTCGTCTTACGCAATCCGCTCGATACGCAGGTGGCTCAGACAACTGGAACCGCTATGTCCAGCCTTTTCGCGGGCAAGCATGACGCACCTGCAAAGCCCCAATCCATGGAGCCGCGTCATCGTGCTTCAAAACCTGCTTCTCAGGTTTATCTGATCCAGGTCTTCAACGGATCGAAGCGGACTGAAGAAAAATTCGTCTCTGGTGAGGAAAAACATTGA
- a CDS encoding right-handed parallel beta-helix repeat-containing protein yields MKFPKVLIALVAMAALSVCALAQSNVIENQTTYLYVDANSGSDLNPGTQALPFLTIGKAASQAKTNNVNGIGTKVFINPGVYRELLNIQPTYKQTAAPITFQATQTGTAVIAGSDILTGWSPSAANPSIYTHPWNYSFGFCPIPSGWPTGFAPVIQRTEMVYVNGQALTQVMDPSLIRSGTFYIDETANLISLWPSPTASMATAVVEAAVRPQTLNVSGRTNMVFRGLVFRHAASCLMQGGATVGSSTNILFDQVQANWNNWGGLAINSSNFVTVQNSVANYNGGTGFLGFRTRNALYQFDESDYNNWRGAMGAFYNWGMGGTKLFAMHGATVNQIHAYRNQAQGLWFDTDNRQITINNATLAENFAGNLQLEASEGPISLANSTLCSGGLGVNVINTASLTATGNTFYNNGGTAKWQGQFFLAGKPGGRVITDWETGQTYTLYTQNTTLSNNTFEDAGAGQFVFATYLSGTDWTQFTSTLASNNNYWFDPNTAKRFSIVNGKQVDLPGWQLNTAEDMASIWSSNSQTSNCAVPSTPYPDFSVNADNHTYTMVAGSGTIQLWVNSFSFGTVNLAVAGLPSGVTASFSTNTLISGNPVLTLAAASTAVNQTVPITIIVNRGSRVHTITVYVHVVPATTTTTL; encoded by the coding sequence ATGAAGTTCCCAAAGGTCCTCATTGCGCTCGTTGCAATGGCCGCTTTATCTGTATGCGCGCTTGCTCAGTCAAACGTGATTGAAAATCAGACAACCTATCTGTATGTCGATGCCAACTCCGGCTCAGACCTCAACCCTGGAACCCAGGCGTTACCCTTCCTCACCATAGGAAAAGCCGCCAGCCAGGCGAAAACAAATAATGTCAACGGCATTGGCACCAAAGTCTTTATAAATCCAGGCGTGTATCGGGAACTCCTGAACATCCAGCCAACCTATAAGCAGACAGCAGCACCCATCACATTCCAGGCCACCCAGACCGGTACAGCGGTCATCGCAGGATCGGATATCCTCACTGGCTGGTCCCCATCAGCGGCCAATCCAAGCATCTATACGCACCCCTGGAACTACAGCTTCGGCTTCTGTCCCATACCCTCTGGCTGGCCAACCGGCTTTGCGCCTGTAATCCAGCGAACAGAGATGGTCTATGTAAATGGGCAGGCGTTGACGCAGGTCATGGATCCTTCGCTCATCCGCTCCGGAACGTTCTATATCGATGAGACGGCCAATCTCATCAGCCTCTGGCCCTCGCCAACTGCGAGCATGGCAACAGCAGTCGTGGAAGCGGCAGTTCGCCCCCAGACTCTAAACGTCTCCGGGCGCACCAACATGGTCTTTCGCGGATTGGTCTTCCGCCACGCCGCTTCCTGCCTTATGCAGGGCGGTGCAACCGTCGGCAGCAGCACCAATATTCTGTTTGACCAGGTTCAGGCGAATTGGAATAACTGGGGTGGCCTGGCGATAAACTCCAGCAACTTCGTCACGGTGCAGAATTCAGTCGCAAACTATAACGGAGGCACAGGGTTCCTGGGCTTTCGGACGCGGAATGCTCTCTATCAGTTCGATGAGAGCGACTACAACAACTGGCGCGGCGCAATGGGAGCCTTTTACAACTGGGGCATGGGCGGAACCAAGCTATTCGCCATGCACGGAGCCACCGTCAATCAGATTCATGCCTATAGGAATCAGGCACAGGGATTATGGTTTGATACGGATAACCGGCAGATCACCATCAACAACGCAACGCTCGCGGAAAACTTCGCCGGCAATCTTCAGCTTGAGGCCAGTGAAGGACCGATCTCCCTTGCCAACAGCACCCTGTGCTCCGGCGGATTGGGAGTGAACGTCATCAATACGGCAAGTCTCACCGCGACCGGAAATACCTTCTACAACAACGGTGGAACTGCCAAGTGGCAAGGGCAGTTCTTCCTTGCCGGCAAACCCGGAGGCCGCGTGATCACCGACTGGGAAACCGGTCAGACCTACACTCTCTATACCCAGAACACGACGCTCAGTAACAATACCTTCGAGGATGCTGGAGCAGGACAGTTTGTGTTTGCCACATACCTGTCTGGAACCGACTGGACCCAGTTCACCTCCACCCTCGCATCCAACAATAACTACTGGTTTGATCCGAACACCGCCAAGAGATTCTCGATCGTAAATGGCAAGCAGGTAGACCTCCCCGGCTGGCAACTGAACACGGCGGAGGATATGGCATCCATCTGGTCGAGCAACAGCCAGACCTCCAATTGCGCGGTTCCCAGCACCCCCTACCCGGACTTCTCGGTGAACGCTGACAACCATACATACACGATGGTGGCAGGCAGCGGCACCATCCAGCTATGGGTGAACTCGTTCTCGTTCGGAACGGTGAACCTCGCGGTGGCGGGATTGCCATCCGGCGTCACCGCATCCTTCTCCACCAACACACTCATCAGCGGCAATCCCGTGCTCACGCTGGCCGCTGCTTCGACCGCGGTCAACCAGACCGTGCCGATTACCATCATCGTCAATCGTGGAAGCCGCGTGCATACCATCACGGTCTACGTGCACGTTGTTCCAGCCACAACCACAACGACTCTCTAG
- a CDS encoding glycosyltransferase family 2 protein, with translation MINGKRIAVVMPAYNAERTLERTVGELPDIVDIKILVDDSSEDKTALLAERLGVQTFVHDANYGYGRNQQTCYREALAAGADIVVMVHPDYQYTPSLVGPMAGMVASGVYDMVLASRILGRGALTGGMPLYKYISNRLLTAFQNLFLGAKLSEYHTGFRAFSRELLQTLPLLENSDDFVFDNQMIAQSLMFGFRIGEISCPTKYFEEASSINFQRSMKYGLGVVTTTAAFVAHKVGIIRDPKFDATGRKVTLKYYSEVTQGS, from the coding sequence ATGATCAACGGAAAACGCATAGCCGTCGTGATGCCGGCTTACAACGCCGAGAGAACCCTCGAAAGAACTGTAGGAGAGCTGCCTGACATCGTCGACATCAAGATACTGGTGGACGACTCCAGCGAAGACAAGACCGCGCTTCTTGCCGAGCGCCTTGGCGTACAGACATTTGTCCATGACGCGAACTACGGCTATGGTCGCAATCAGCAGACCTGTTACCGCGAAGCTCTTGCGGCAGGTGCGGATATAGTCGTGATGGTTCATCCGGATTATCAGTACACTCCATCCCTGGTTGGGCCGATGGCAGGCATGGTGGCCAGTGGAGTCTATGACATGGTCCTTGCTTCACGAATCCTTGGCAGAGGCGCGCTCACAGGCGGAATGCCGCTGTACAAGTACATCTCCAATCGCTTGCTGACGGCCTTTCAAAATCTGTTTCTAGGGGCAAAGCTCTCCGAATACCACACCGGATTTCGCGCTTTCTCACGCGAGCTGCTGCAAACCCTTCCCCTGCTCGAAAATTCGGATGACTTTGTATTCGACAATCAAATGATCGCTCAGTCCCTGATGTTCGGCTTCAGGATCGGCGAAATATCCTGTCCAACCAAGTACTTTGAGGAAGCCTCCTCGATCAACTTCCAACGCAGCATGAAATACGGACTGGGCGTCGTGACCACCACGGCAGCCTTTGTCGCCCATAAAGTCGGGATCATTCGCGATCCGAAGTTCGACGCAACCGGGAGAAAAGTCACCCTCAAGTACTATTCGGAAGTTACCCAGGGATCGTAA
- a CDS encoding alpha/beta hydrolase: MRIHLSIATALLATAILSSAQAQQTTLPLWPQGTPEPWHVDGPERNVTTPSDHLVAGRPVVRIADVAVPTLSLYQPPAAKATGAAVLVFPGGGYVRLAWDLEGTEVCDWLNSIGVTCVLVKYRVPIEKHYPDSFIALEDAQQAMRLTRSHAAEWHIDPHRIGVLGFSAGAHLAAIISNHDDYAPAGSSANAIDARPDFAALIYPGYLAYPSSPEDMKGPADAPVTRLAPGQEPSAHTPPTFLVQAEDDFVREENSLFYFQALKEAKVPAELHLFAQGGHGYGLRPTELPVTHWPVLMETWLHTIHVLETPAAQAAAPRKARPPASARGHRGER, translated from the coding sequence GTGCGAATACACCTGTCGATTGCCACCGCTCTCCTCGCCACAGCGATTCTTTCCTCAGCCCAGGCTCAGCAAACCACGCTCCCCTTATGGCCGCAAGGCACCCCCGAGCCCTGGCACGTCGACGGGCCAGAGCGCAACGTCACCACGCCTTCGGACCATCTCGTCGCCGGGAGACCCGTGGTGCGAATTGCCGATGTAGCCGTGCCCACACTCTCCCTTTATCAGCCGCCTGCTGCCAAAGCTACCGGCGCCGCCGTCCTTGTCTTTCCCGGCGGCGGCTACGTCAGGCTCGCCTGGGACCTGGAAGGCACCGAGGTCTGCGACTGGCTCAACTCCATCGGAGTCACCTGTGTGCTGGTCAAGTACCGGGTTCCGATTGAGAAACATTACCCTGACAGCTTCATCGCCCTGGAAGACGCGCAACAGGCCATGCGCCTCACCCGTTCGCATGCTGCGGAGTGGCATATCGATCCTCACAGGATTGGCGTTCTCGGCTTTTCCGCCGGGGCCCATCTCGCCGCCATCATCAGCAATCATGACGATTACGCACCGGCTGGCTCCTCGGCCAATGCTATCGACGCGCGGCCTGACTTTGCCGCTCTAATCTACCCCGGCTATCTCGCCTATCCCTCCAGCCCGGAGGATATGAAGGGTCCGGCTGACGCCCCCGTCACCCGTCTGGCTCCGGGGCAGGAGCCGAGCGCACACACGCCCCCCACATTCCTGGTTCAGGCGGAGGACGACTTCGTCCGCGAAGAGAATTCGCTGTTCTACTTCCAGGCCCTTAAGGAAGCCAAAGTCCCCGCCGAACTCCACCTCTTCGCGCAGGGTGGCCACGGCTATGGGCTGCGTCCTACGGAGCTCCCCGTTACACACTGGCCGGTTCTCATGGAGACCTGGCTCCATACCATCCACGTCCTTGAAACACCCGCTGCACAAGCTGCGGCACCACGTAAGGCCCGTCCGCCTGCCAGCGCCAGAGGACATCGGGGAGAGCGTTAG